AGATCGATTCACCAACTCGATCAATGCCTGTTGAAAGCTCAAAGAAGATAAAGGGCCTGGAGCCCCCAATTGCACTAGCATCGTCAAAATCTGACAAAGtagacgatgacgaggagcaGATAGCGCAAAAGCGTGACCGGGTCAATAAGTCCAAGAATACTGCCGATGCTGCACCAACTCTGCCCGTTAAGGCCGGGTCAAAACGGAAATTTGGAGATCAAGACGACAGCGAGAACAATCAACCTCAGAAGGGAACGAATGAGAAGAGTATTGGCAAGATATTAGTCGACAAGACAGAAGGAAGGTCGGGGAGGGGTTTCGTTAAGATGAGAAAAACCTCGCAACTGGAGCTCTCAGAAAACGTTCGAAGACCGCTGGCAGTCAAGAGCACTAACGACGATATTCAATCCCCAAGAAAAATTTCCAAGTCAAAGCCATCGGTGGTTGATGAGATAGCAACAGCCAAACTCAATGCAGCAAAATCGAGGGCAGCATTTGATcgacaaaaacaaaaagcgAAGAACCCATTACCcgctgaagcagaagcacTGCCTATCTTTACGATTGAATCTCAAGGATCCTCGAATGCAACAGTTGACTTGGCAGCACCCATCAGAGAATCAGCATTATTCTCGCCTGGCTCTCTGGCGGTGGACATATCGCCTGAGGGATCACGAGGAGACACACCTCCTCCTTCTGATATCTCGTCCAACGGAGAGACATCACGGCCTAGTAGGCGGAATCGGACGACTATCAGTTATACTGAGCCCAACCTGAGAGCCAAGATGCGACGACCAACCAAGGAGCTATTTGATGCCGTAACTGGAGAAGGGAAATACGCTCGACGGGTTAGCAACTACGAGTCCGCTTTGCCTGAATCAACAAAGAGTAAACGAGAGATGGCAGTAACCGATATCGAAGATAATCCGTCGAGCCCTCTAGCAGCAAAACATTTAGCTACAGATGTCCTTCTAAGTACCGTCGTTACGGAACGCCGCAAGCGTTCCTCGAGCATAGCATCAAAAGGCTTGGGAATTGTCAACGACGCTTTGAAGGACGCAGAGTCATCCGAGGGATCAAGGGATACTAGTATCAACCTTGATAGTAGCGGTTTGGCAGAGGCCGATGTGTATGAGTTTACAAGCGAGTCGCCTCTAGCTGAGAAGGAAGTACCTGTCAAGGAACCAAAGAAACGGGGTCGGAGACGGACCACTACATCAAGACATTCTACAATGAATCCCGATGATGACTATGAAGACGACCGTCTatcaacaaaagaaaggattAACTCTAGACGGAGGAGTATGATGGTATGATGACGGCCCTGAAGCATATAAGGGCAGAGGGCGAAAGTACAAGGAGTTTCGAGCAAGGATGTGTTTGGGCGTTACTGTGGGCACTCACGACTGTCAATTCGGGATGCATTGTTAGGCGAACTTGAATCTTGTTTCATGCGCGAGATACCAAGCGACGGAAATTATTGAATGATATTTGAATTTATCTTTATACTTTATCTGATCTTTGAATCTGTGGTTTGTCCGTTGTCCCATTCGGCAGGGACATTTCACATGTAACcaaacttcttctttgtgCTTTTGAATATTcttatattttaaaagtaatgGTAGACCTGTACACCGACAAGCTCCAAGTCGTCATGTATAATGTATAATTGGGTTGGCCCGGGTATTGACTCCATCTCTACCTCTGCCGTCGGCAATTACAATGGTTTCTATTAGCTGAgcatcctctctcttcaattAAGTCAGGTGTGTCATGATGAACCCGTAGATGGCTCCACCGGCTTTGTATAAGTAACCTTCTCTACCGCCACATTctcatttcccttttcatcCGTCTTTAGTTGGTAAACATAGAGAGTCAATGAAATGCCTTGGACCTGTCATAAGAGTCAGTATCATTGCTAAAGTTTCTAGAGTATATAATAAATCTCACATCCATCAAGCAAAAGCTTGGAGACGTAGGCTCCGCATCCAGGCTTGCTCCCGTCAAGAAGGCTCCCGTCGCGCTGCCCGGGTTCACGAAGAACTTGTCCATGTACTCGAAGGCATCGAAACGATGAGTGCCACCCCAGCACAGGACATCGACGTCCAGTCTGTTGGCTTCAGCGAGAAGCAGGTCGGGCTCGTTGGAAACAAGCGTGAAGCCTTCCAGGAAGCCAATTCGGATGCCGCCGTGGGTGACGACCTGCGTCAAGGGGAGAGACGTGGCTTCGACATCGGTGCGGCCCTTGACGATCTTGAGGTCCGGCGACAGGGACCGCAGATACTCGTAGGTGTGCTTGTCGGTGAGGTTACCGAGACATAGAGTCTGGCCAATCTTGCCGGGcgcaagcagcttcttgaacTAGAGGGGCGAACGCAACATCACAAGTTAGCAAACGGTGACAACACCAAGCTCCAGGGTAAAGCCcggcttctttttgctcgGCGTACCTTGGCGGGAATGTCCAGCGCCCTGTCCGGGATGTGCAGGTCCCCAATCACAAGTATGAGGAAAGTCATGGTTCCTCGCCGAAGCTGCGCAGTTCAGTGGCCGGAGCGGAATCGAACTTGCGAAGCTGGATCCCCCAGAAAGCTGACGACCAATTACTACCGCTGGAGCTTGGGTGAGGCTTGGAGGGGCCGCAGGTACGTCGACAGTCCGGATACAACGATGTCGAATATTGGGTATTGGCATACGCTGGCTCAGCCACACTCCACCTGTCTGGCGCAACTTATCGTTATCGTTATCGACTGGCGGGGATTACGATAAGGAATTTTTTGTGCTGTGCGCTTTGCTTGCCTCGAATTTTGCAGCGGGCGAAGCGGACGCTTTCTCTCACTCAAGAGGTTTTGGACGATATCTACGACAAGATGGCGACTCCAACTCCGACTCTGGCTGagaagctggacaagatCAAGTCTCCGGGACTTCAGAGTCAGAAGAAGGTGAGCATTCTTGTGTATTCAGAGACTGTTGTACGGTTTGCATTGGCTAACTTTTTTGTGTGCGCTAGACCGTCGTTGTCTTGCAGGCGGTCGAATCAACTTTGAAGGAGCAGAACACAGCTCCCACTTCTACTGGATATTTTGCTGCCCTTCTCGCGCTTCTTCAGCAGGCGGAGAACAATGGAAACGTTAACATCGAATTGGCCACCCCGGTGGTCTATCTACTCGACGTAGTCACCCCGTTCGCACCGCAGCCTCTGCTTCGATCCAAGTTTACCCAGATCCTTACGCTGCTCGCGCCGGTTTTGTTGTCGCAAGATGCGGAGCCAATTCTTCTTAGGACTTCAATTGGCTGCCTAGAATCTCTCCTCCTGGCCCAGGATGCCGCTTCATGGGAACTGTCTGTTACCCAGATTGGACCGAGGCGTGCCGTTGCCGGACTGCTGAACCTTGCTTTGGATCAGAGGCCCAAGGTGCGAAGACGATCTCAAGATGCGCTCAAGAAAGTTCTCAAGAACCCCCCACCAAGCCCCTCTACGGACCACCCGGCCGCGGACATGTGCGCCCACACTGCGCTGAAGAACTTGGAGGATCTTGCAGCCCAGGCTGTCCAGGCACgaaagggcaagaaggcgCCCAGCACGACACACGATCCGGCATTGATCCACGCACTCCAATTGATCAAGACAGTTGCATCGGCGAGCGGTGGCTGGCCGAGCACCAAAATCGAATCTCTTTGTGAACTCCTCCTAAACATTGCCAAGACGGGCAACGAGTACATGACCATGGCCGCCTTTGAGATCTTCGAGTTGATCTTTGAGGGAATGACAGACGAACTCACTTCAGCAAAGTTGCCTCGCCTAATGGAAATCATTTCAGAGCTGCGACCAGCTGCGAACGATACCCAACTTGTCCCCCCGTGGCTTGCGATCCTTTCCCGAGGCTACGATGTGTCTGCACAGGTTGAAGCTGACGAGACCTTCCAAAACCTTCCCGATCTTTTCAACATGGTGGCGCAATTCCTTCAGTCTGATTCCGAAAACATTAGAATCTCGGCCTCCGAGTGTTTGGTCTCATTCATGGCCAACTGCATTCCCCCACAGGTTATTCTTGAGCCGTCAATATACGATGAGAAAGTCCTGGATAAAATTGCCAAGGCGGCCGAGTCTCTCCTCAGTGTTCAATACCAAGCCGCTTGGTTGCAGACTTTCAATGTCCTAGAGGCTATTTTCACCACTCTGAGATGGAGGGCAAACCCAATTATGCTCAACGTCACACGAACCATCGGAGAGATCCGCGAAAACCCGTCTTTCCGGAACAAGAAGGAGGCGGACGAGGTCCTGGGCCAGGCTATTCGAGCTATGGGCCCTGAGGCGGTTCTATCTATTCTCCCATTGAACATCATCAAGCCCGTTAAGGGTCAGAACGGAAGAGCATGGCTGTTCCCGATCCTGCGAGATTACATTAGCAACACAAATCTGGCTCATTTCAAGAGCGAGATGGTGCCTTTGAGTGAAGTCATGTTCCAAAAGGTCTTGGATCATGGAGAAGCCGAAAGGACTATGGAGATCAAGATCTACGAGACGCTGGTGCAGCAAATCTGGTCTACTCTGCCGGGTTACTGCGACCTGCCGCTCGACCTGATGGAGTCTTTCGACCAAGCTATGGCTGAAATTTTGGCCAATCTTCTCTACAAACAAGTCGATTTGAGACTGGAC
The sequence above is drawn from the Trichoderma breve strain T069 chromosome 5, whole genome shotgun sequence genome and encodes:
- a CDS encoding calcineurin-like phosphoesterase superfamily domain-containing protein, with product MTFLILVIGDLHIPDRALDIPAKFKKLLAPGKIGQTLCLGNLTDKHTYEYLRSLSPDLKIVKGRTDVEATSLPLTQVVTHGGIRIGFLEGFTLVSNEPDLLLAEANRLDVDVLCWGGTHRFDAFEYMDKFFVNPGSATGAFLTGASLDAEPTSPSFCLMDVQGISLTLYVYQLKTDEKGNENVAVEKVTYTKPVEPSTGSS